Part of the bacterium genome is shown below.
AGATGAGAAAACAGCGGGTGGAATCATCATCCCGGATTCCGCCAAGGAAAAACCCTCAGAAGGTCGCGTAGTCGCTGCCGGCCCGGGAAAACGGGACGACAAGGGCAACCTGATCGCGCTCGAGGTCCAGAAGGGCGACCGCGTGCTGTTTGGCAAATACGCCGGCACCGAGGTGAACCTGGATGGCGACGAGCACTTGATCATCTCCGAGGACGACGTCCTCGCGATCTTGGAGTAACTGATGTCAGCCAAAGAAATTCGATTTGAGGAAGAGGCCCGCAAGGGCTTGAAGAACGGCGTGGATGCGCTGGCCGATGCGGTCAAGGTCACGATGGGCCCGCGGGGGCGCAACGTCCTGATCGAGAAGAGCTGGGGTGCCCCGA
Proteins encoded:
- a CDS encoding co-chaperone GroES produces the protein MASKVRPLHNRLIVQRLEEDEKTAGGIIIPDSAKEKPSEGRVVAAGPGKRDDKGNLIALEVQKGDRVLFGKYAGTEVNLDGDEHLIISEDDVLAILE